From a region of the Paenibacillus antri genome:
- a CDS encoding helix-turn-helix domain-containing protein — MYTFQDWNLKVKATFNATSNEEVLTVTEAGKSLGLSKDHMKSYVDKHKLTKVSISRSIHRYLLLKSEIDNILATK; from the coding sequence TTGTATACATTTCAAGATTGGAATTTGAAGGTGAAGGCGACGTTCAACGCGACCAGCAACGAAGAAGTGTTAACCGTGACGGAGGCGGGCAAGTCGCTGGGACTTTCCAAGGATCACATGAAATCCTATGTCGATAAACATAAACTCACGAAGGTTTCTATCTCGCGAAGCATCCATCGGTATTTGTTGTTAAAGAGCGAAATCGATAACATCTTGGCGACGAAATAG
- a CDS encoding ParA family protein, with the protein MAAKIITFGIQKGGSSKTTTSGVTAYLLSQNYKVLAIDLDSQGNLTELLTQQDIYDFHGATIFEALKEKDAKPYVRRISDALHLIPAEDHLARFPSWLYEQYRGNRSLVLKEALENVQDDYDYIIIDTPPALGDQTINALSASHAVVAMFETSKFCYSALGRFLETCVHVQELVNKELKIGGILRCMIDTRRTDNKALVELVEEEYKDICFETILTRSAATGRLSINGFQDNPELKKAVHQYHGFVKELLERV; encoded by the coding sequence ATGGCAGCTAAGATCATTACGTTCGGCATTCAAAAAGGCGGCTCCAGCAAAACGACGACTTCGGGCGTAACCGCCTATCTATTAAGCCAGAACTATAAAGTGTTGGCGATCGACCTAGACTCCCAAGGCAACCTGACGGAACTGCTCACCCAACAAGATATTTACGATTTCCACGGCGCGACGATCTTCGAAGCTTTGAAGGAGAAAGACGCGAAACCCTATGTCCGCCGCATCTCCGACGCCTTGCATCTGATTCCGGCGGAGGATCATCTGGCGCGCTTCCCTTCGTGGCTCTATGAACAATATCGCGGGAATCGTTCCCTGGTTCTGAAAGAAGCGCTGGAAAACGTGCAGGACGATTACGATTACATCATCATCGACACGCCGCCGGCGCTCGGCGACCAGACGATCAATGCGTTGTCGGCGTCGCATGCGGTCGTGGCGATGTTCGAGACGAGCAAGTTTTGTTATTCCGCGTTGGGGCGATTCTTGGAAACATGCGTGCATGTCCAAGAGCTCGTAAACAAGGAGCTGAAGATCGGCGGCATTCTGCGCTGCATGATCGACACGAGGCGGACGGACAACAAAGCGTTGGTCGAGCTGGTGGAGGAGGAGTACAAGGATATTTGCTTCGAGACGATTCTTACGCGAAGCGCGGCGACCGGAAGGTTATCCATCAACGGATTCCAGGATAATCCCGAGCTGAAGAAAGCCGTGCATCAATACCACGGGTTCGTAAAGGAGTTGTTGGAACGTGTCTAA
- a CDS encoding stalk domain-containing protein — translation MKHKKIIAVMTVAGLMAATASVGAQSLFEKVSGILNHEVSVVVNGEKTSIVPVYIDGKAYLPLRDAATGLGYEVSYDAGKNEIAITGNAEEEDEVEYIMGTGVIADIAEMEDGRFRIEFLGHGSNRWVILYADEETTIVDEAGKAVSAEDLKEGTQIVVEYGPVMALSFPGQSHAAKITVGAERLAKEDVVQSVERTDDGWQVKFGETKDGEVVTTLTLNAGKETAVMTAQGESVDWEDLKAGTKVRAYYGPIMTKSLPPQSPLFYLVVLGDEAPASGKMTPEAAQEYRDLAWALVAEQASDITTKPEEAIVSIVSAKDSGVLENSEEQKKLLADIQAANGNLVTVTYQTSQDELLGPLTVAFDFDTKAFVGFYARR, via the coding sequence ATGAAACATAAAAAAATAATCGCCGTCATGACCGTGGCCGGCTTAATGGCTGCTACGGCATCCGTCGGAGCGCAGTCGTTGTTCGAGAAAGTATCCGGCATTCTGAATCATGAAGTTTCCGTCGTCGTGAACGGCGAGAAGACGTCCATCGTTCCCGTCTATATCGACGGCAAGGCGTATCTTCCGCTGCGAGACGCGGCGACCGGCTTGGGCTACGAAGTGAGCTACGACGCCGGTAAGAACGAAATCGCCATTACCGGCAACGCGGAGGAGGAAGACGAAGTCGAATATATAATGGGCACCGGAGTGATCGCGGACATCGCGGAGATGGAAGACGGACGATTCCGGATCGAGTTCCTCGGGCACGGCTCGAACCGATGGGTCATCTTGTACGCGGACGAAGAGACGACGATCGTCGACGAAGCCGGCAAGGCCGTATCCGCCGAGGATTTGAAGGAAGGCACGCAGATCGTCGTCGAATACGGGCCGGTCATGGCGTTGAGCTTCCCGGGACAATCCCACGCCGCTAAGATCACCGTCGGCGCCGAGCGCTTGGCGAAGGAAGACGTCGTTCAATCGGTCGAACGGACGGACGACGGCTGGCAGGTGAAGTTCGGCGAGACGAAGGACGGCGAAGTCGTGACGACGTTGACGCTGAACGCCGGCAAGGAAACCGCCGTCATGACCGCGCAAGGCGAATCGGTCGATTGGGAAGATCTGAAAGCCGGAACGAAAGTCCGCGCGTACTACGGTCCGATCATGACGAAGAGCCTTCCGCCGCAAAGCCCGTTGTTCTATCTCGTCGTTCTCGGAGATGAGGCGCCGGCGTCCGGCAAGATGACGCCGGAGGCGGCGCAGGAATACCGCGACCTCGCGTGGGCGCTGGTCGCAGAGCAAGCGTCGGACATTACGACGAAGCCGGAGGAAGCGATCGTATCCATCGTATCGGCGAAGGATTCGGGCGTACTGGAGAACTCGGAGGAGCAGAAGAAGCTGCTCGCGGACATTCAAGCGGCGAACGGCAATCTGGTGACGGTGACGTACCAGACCTCGCAAGACGAGCTTCTCGGGCCGTTGACCGTCGCGTTCGATTTCGACACGAAAGCGTTCGTCGGCTTCTACGCCAGACGGTAA